A single Argentina anserina chromosome 7, drPotAnse1.1, whole genome shotgun sequence DNA region contains:
- the LOC126803027 gene encoding abscisic acid receptor PYL8, producing MMNGINKNGGVGGGGGGGASEYIRRHHRHELKDHQCSSTLVRHIKAPVHLVWSLVRRFDQPQKYKPFVSRCVVQGNLEIGSLREVDVKSGLPATTSTERLELLDDDEHLLSIKIIGGDHRLRNYSSIISLHPEIIDGRPGTVVIESFVVDVPEGNTKDETCYFVEALIQCNLKSLCDVSERLAVQDHTEPIDRL from the exons atgaTGAATGGGATTAATAAGAATGGAGGagtgggaggaggaggaggaggaggagcgaGTGAGTATATAAGAAGGCACCATAGGCACGAGCTCAAGGATCATCAGTGTAGCTCTACGCTAGTCAGGCACATCAAAGCTCCGGTTCATCTT GTCTGGTCATTGGTAAGACGGTTCGATCAACCCCAAAAGTACAAGCCATTTGTGAGCAGGTGCGTCGTGCAGGGAAATCTTGAGATCGGAAGTCTCAGAGAAGTTGATGTTAAGTCTGGGCTTCCTGCCACCACCAGTACTGAGAGGTTGGAACttcttgatgatgatgagcatCTTCTAAGCATTAAAATAATTGGTGGAGATCACAGACTTAGG AACTACTCTTCGATCATTTCCCTCCATCCTGAAATCATTGATGGAAGACCAGGGACTGTGGTGATCGAATCATTTGTAGTTGATGTGCCTGAGGGGAACACCAAGGATGAAACCTGCTACTTTGTTGAAGCTTTGATTCAATGCAATCTCAAATCACTTTGTGATGTCTCAGAGAGACTTGCGGTGCAGGACCACACTGAGCCAATAGATCGGCTCTGA